In Mytilus trossulus isolate FHL-02 chromosome 6, PNRI_Mtr1.1.1.hap1, whole genome shotgun sequence, a single window of DNA contains:
- the LOC134722896 gene encoding microfibril-associated glycoprotein 4-like, with the protein MTTITKIEQWDDFYKNLPRDCTDIDIKQKSGVFKIYPKGSADGFDVYCDMSTESVNGGWTVFQRRYNGRVDFYRGWKDYKRGFGSLQTEFWLGNDKLHTLTSQAKYELLITMEDFSDQNRYALYDKVKVGDEKSKYKLIIGAYSGNAGDSFTDQQGQKFSTKDQDNDVYSGSCATMFKGAWWFKSCHASDLNGLYLSGKHSSYANGVNWLSWKSHYYSLRSTAMMIRRLK; encoded by the exons ATGACCACCATTACTAAAATAGAACAATGGG atgatttttataaaaacctTCCGAGGGATTGTACAGACATAGATATCAAACAAAAGAGTGGTGTCTTTAAAATTTACCCAAAAGGCTCTGCTGATGGATTTGACGTATACTGTGATATGTCAACAGAGAGTGTGAATGGCGGATGGACG gTGTTTCAAAGGAGATATAATGGTCGGGTCGATTTTTACAGAGGGTGGAAAGACTATAAAAGAGGATTTGGAAGTCTGCAGACAGAATTTTGGCTTG GCAACGACAAACTCCATACTCTGACATCACAAGCGAAATATGAACTGTTGATAACCATGGAAGATTTCTCCGATCAGAACCGTTATGCTTTGTATGATAAAGTAAAAGTAGGTGATGAGAAATCGAAATACAAGTTAATCATCGGTGCTTATAGCGGAAATGCAG gAGATTCTTTTACCGATCAGCAAGGTCAAAAATTTTCGACAAAAGATCAAGATAATGATGTTTATTCTGGAAGTTGTGCAACCATGTTTAAAGGAGCGTGGTGGTTCAAGTCATGCCATGCTTCAGATCTGAATGGACTTTACCTGTCCGGGAAACATTCTTCCTATGCTAATGGTGTAAACTGGCTAAGCTGGAAAAGTCATTATTACTCACTTAGGAGCACAGCTATGATGATAAGGAGATTGAAGTAG